From a region of the Lactuca sativa cultivar Salinas chromosome 4, Lsat_Salinas_v11, whole genome shotgun sequence genome:
- the LOC111876767 gene encoding uncharacterized protein LOC111876767 isoform X1, protein MRVPTTGVGKATSSAAATELSTKSDAAFDLTHLDLPFQLIKSETIPPAPTRTESAIDWLPDYLGHAWIAYAASSLLVISHFPSPSENNESPVDPFFRQVIELSSDGSGDVSAVSWSPSVLSSGEVAASSDNRIGVFSHNSEGSFCWSQTAILVQATNIKAIKWTGSGDGLISVGIDIVLWKKKNLSWEISWKFTPEFPQALLSATSSIEGPFATAPLNKDTNNSVLIGHGKSKCIKSELHHHVPISMIQWRPLVANHWKKKPTNALKMVLLTCCADGTVRLWSEIDDGKSRKTTGKGNKDQSSFRVAATIEINETLNGILGCDVFIRWATELDGIVNIGKKGTPYFPSEEYHHGKSGKCDWLISFGPQMMVTFWAIHCIDDFSPLRFPRVTMWKKQELPGSKTGTSFLLNKSFISRNGFFGPPDVCSVIHLLPNNHLKWLQFHKHTSNTTDSILSIANGALNINGHTGKILQIALHPYGGYPELAVSLDANGVILFWSFLSSGFKLSGEFVVQDSPCEYTSLRWAPSLIDDHRVLLMGHSRGIDCFLVEVCEKEDLISCQKLCTIPFDCDENGPTSIFSIPLTSTCNTFLYNKFMVIAIWKEKDHFQALSWKVTIHPSDTPGGECKYSIDFDRCSSTFPDPYNHDNITSYSVVGMYNFSSSKEQEKSFVGEMFDNSVAYHIITGSFDGSLKLWRSMDQEWELVGKIAAHVGPIMKINSTDCGRKIATLSNENTIYIWECVYLGGIGSFLLEDTINLDGGGVVVGFDWLTIGNGQLLLGVCLQNEVHVYTMRRCVSSEESKDGNENRNIWFCVAKRQTRPCIRDFVWGPKATGVIVHDDYFCLFSQWVLPNGGSDGFKVPEIIYDSDTHAFENLKLKDQQKYNNTNNTGIGVRSVLEIAENVGGSLPTYHPEALLVNIYSGNWKRAQSALSHLFQHLTNNKDLKTNPRIPQMSLSDYLEGLILKNSNSKAFKWSGDTYSNTSTWDPNSNDFSNSIDSSPKNSGLSGFTDSIEKLHDLSDIEKMQILAVIDLLDEISNSNTSSPYEGLDIPGRRFWVAVRFQQLYCVRRLGRPPSKGDLVINSSLIAWAFQSDCQESLFESLLNNDSSWDEMRTMGVGFWYTNQAQLRVKMERLAKQQFLKNRDPKACALLYIALNRIQVLAGLFKISKDEKDKPLVAFLSRNFQEEKNKAAALKNAYVLMGRHQLELAVAFFLLGGDTASAINVCAKTLKDEQLALVICRLLEGYNGPSEHYITSKFLLPSAYENGDYWKSSFLEWILGNYYKSYLSLIGDQMDFSSNNLAFIDPSIGQYCQMLTNKNQMKNAIGEQNTSILVRWGVLMSSTALSRCGLPLEALECLATSNSIFSGSTQSALDNSESKILNERLNPSSSSSNWVSADVALRMLSHAKYSFAMQYISNMLTEHPSWPENIQTEAIQYNTQLSNFGKKLNTGLAYFEQKYSLNRHHLINMITGYLYNQDLMFIACDILQHDTSEDISHRNPCYPSLPAVLLKSIKDFSYLFSRYIIFCRMTCSETKLHSIYMKNLLLMVSKIRNGLKLQSFPQSPLFVLDLCEYYIYFASIWFQKDSTSLIIVLKQILLRYSNESSSSSSYGSNMETLKKILPEIAMLVCHNKMNVGPESDKWQIIRAFLWGLMSGFLKYQIDSIPENLEDKYSVELTRLLKLESEDSISYCAKELASFLLRKGRDQSNEPIIFWLEDLCRSTPITTFQNFGQGVDFSRIMSNEDGLSGFEVLWNVFDNHRMLCGDFVVEYSKWSKLIKQKHSKGWSDTYADIIGDHEASENDNQDGISSPVTEFTIPFQKPKEVQKANGELLEALCINSIDQQQAAIASNKKGIIFFNFEDGRTCFDKSNYIWTDVDWPTDGWAGSESTPVPTCVSPGIGLGSRKGTQLGLGGATIGVGLAKPGITGVNTSSLGWEIQEDFEDFIDPPATVDNIRTRAFSSHPSRPFFLVGSSNTHVYLWEFGKNTATATYGVLPAANVPPPYALASISAVQFDHCGQRFATAALDGTVCTWQLEVGGRSNVRPTESSLCFNNYTSDVMYVTASGSIVAAAGYSSNNVNVVIWDTLAPPTTSRASIMCHEGGARSISVFANDIGSGSISPLIVTGGKGGDIGVHDFRYIATGRQKRNKNSDNVEQKFNASSTAGLQNKHGDHNRNGMLWYIPKAHSGSVTRIAAVPNTSFFLSGSKDGDVKLWDAKNAKLVYHWPKLHDRHTFLQPTSRGFGGVVRFETLQAAVTDIQVVSNGFLSCGGDGSVKLVQLRDL, encoded by the exons ATGCGGGTGCCAACTACTGGCGTCGGAAAAGCCACCTCCTCCGCCGCCGCCACCGAATTAAGCACCAAATCAGACGCGGCATTCGATTTGACACACCTCGACTTACCCTTCCAACTGATCAAATCGGAAACTATCCCTCCTGCTCCGACCCGAACCGAATCCGCCATCGATTGGTTACCGGACTACCTAGGTCACGCATGGATTGCCTACGCAGCCTCGTCGCTTCTCGTGATCTCTCACTTTCCATCTCCTTCTGAAAACAACGAAAGCCCTGTGGATCCCTTTTTCCGGCAAGTTATTGAACTTTCCTCCGACGGCTCCGGGGATGTCTCTGCGGTTTCATGGTCTCCGTCTGTGCTGTCGTCTGGAGAAGTAGCAGCCTCTTCGGACAACCGTATTGGAGTATTTTCACATAATTCAGAAG GTTCTTTTTGTTGGAGCCAGACTGCAATCCTTGTGCAAGCCACAAACATCAAGGCCATTAAATGGACAGGTTCAGGAGACGGATTAATCTCAGTTGGAATCGACATTGTCTTATGGAAAAAGAAAAACCTCTCTTGGGAAATCTCTTGGAAATTCACACCCGAGTTCCCTCAAGCTTTACTTTCTGCCACCTCATCAATCGAAGGCCCATTTGCAACTGCACCTCTAAATAAAGACACCAACAATTCTGTACTAATCGGTCATGGAAAATCAAAATGCATCAAGTCTGAGCTCCATCATCATGTccccatttccatgatccaatggAGACCTTTAGTAGCAAACCATTGGAAAAAGAAACCCACAAATGCCCTCAAGATGGTTTTGCTAACATGTTGTGCTGATGGAACTGTAAGATTATGGAGTGAGATTGATGATGGTAAGTCCAGGAAGACAACAGGGAAGGGCAATAAAGACCAATCATCTTTTCGAGTTGCTGCCACAATTGAgataaatgaaaccctaaatggcATTCTTGGTTGTGATGTTTTCATAAGATGGGCCACTGAACTTGATGGTATTGTTAACATTGGTAAAAAGGGTACTCCATATTTTCCTTCAGAAGAGTATCACCATGGTAAATCTGGGAAATGTGATTGGTTAATTTCTTTTGGTCCTCAAATGATGGTAACCTTTTGGGCTATCCATTGTATTGATGATTTTTCACCACTTAGATTCCCACGAGTTACAATGTGGAAAAAGCAAGAATTACCAGGTTCCAAAACAGGAACAAGCTTTCTACTAAACAAATCTTTCATATCAAGAAACGGATTCTTTGGCCCACCAGACGTATGCTCTGTAATTCACTTATTACCTAATAATCATTTGAAGTGGTTACAATTTCATAAACACACATCAAATACAACTGATTCGATTTTGTCTATTGCTAATGGAGCTTTAAACATAAATGGTCACACTGGAAAGATTTTGCAAATTGCATTGCATCCTTATGGAGGTTACCCTGAACTTGCTGTTTCTTTGGATGCTAATGGAGTGATtctattttggtcatttttgagCTCTGGCTTCAAGCTTTCTGGAGAGTTTGTAGTTCAAGATTCTCCATGTGAATACACTAGCTTGAGGTGGGCCCCTTCATTAATAGATGATCACAGGGTTTTACTAATGGGACATTCAAGAGGCATAGATTGCTTTTTAGTTGaagtttgtgaaaaagaagactTGATATCATGTCAGAAACTATGTACTATCCCTTTTGATTGTGATGAAAATGGGCCCACGAGTATCTTTTCAATTCCTTTGACTTCTACATGTAACACCTTTTTGTATAACAAATTTATGGTGATAGCTATATGGAAAGAGAAGGACCACTTTCAGGCATTATCATGGAAAGTTACAATTCATCCTTCAGATACGCCAGGTGGCGAATGTAAATACAGTATTGACTTTGACCGGTGTTCATCTACATTTCCAGATCCATATAACCATGATAACATTACAAGCTATTCTGTGGTTGGTATGTATAACTTCTCTTCATCTAAAGAACAGGAGAAAAGTTTTGTTGGTGAAATGTTTGACAATTCTGTTGCATATCATATAATTACTGGTTCTTTTGATGGTAGTTTAAAACTATGGAGAAGTATGGATCAAGAGTGGGAATTAGTAGGCAAAATTGCTGCTCATGTGGGCCCGATTATGAAAATAAATTCAACTGATTGTGGTAGAAAGATTGCAACTTTATCTAACGAAAACACTATTTATATATGGGAATGTGTGTATCTTGGAGGAATTGGGAGTTTTTTACTTGAAGATACCATAAATCTTGATGGAGGTGGTGTTGTTGTTGGTTTTGATTGGTTGACTATAGGTAATGGTCAACTTCTGCTTGGAGTTTGCTTGCAGAATGAAGTGCATGTGTATACCATGAGGCGTTGTGTAAGTTCAGAAGAATCCAAGGATGGaaatgaaaatagaaatattTGGTTTTGTGTTGCAAAAAGACAAACTCGCCCCTGTATCCGTGATTTTGTTTGGGGACCTAAAGCGACAGGTGTGATTGTTCATGATGACTACTTTTGTCTTTTCAGCCAGTGGGTACTTCCTAATGGTGGATCAGATGGATTTAAGGTCCCTGAAATTATTTATGATTCTGATACTCATGCTTTTGAAAACCTGAAATTGAAAGATCAACAGAAATATAATAATACCAATAATACAGGTATTGGTGTAAGGAGTGTTTTGGAAATAGCAGAAAATGTTGGTGGATCTCTTCCTACTTATCACCCTGAAGCTCTTTTGGTGAATATTTATTCAGGAAATTGGAAACGTGCACAAAGTGCACTGAGTCATCTCTTTCAGCATCTTACAAATAACAAGGATTTGAAAACAAACCCTAGAATCCCACAAATGAGCTTGTCAGACTATCTTGAAGgactaattttgaaaaattcaaacagCAAAGCGTTCAAATGGAGTGGTGACACATATTCAAACACATCCACATGGGATCCTAATTCCAATGATTTCAGCAATTCAATCGATTCCAGTCCTAAAAACTCTGGATTGAGTGGATTCACTGATTCCATTGAGAAGCTACATGACCTTTCAGACATTGAAAAGATGCAAATTCTTGCTGTTATTGATCTTCTTGATGAAATTAGCAATTCAAACACATCATCACCATATGAAGGTCTTGACATACCTGGTAGAAGGTTCTGGGTTGCAGTAAGGTTTCAGCAGCTTTATTGTGTGAGAAGACTAGGGAGACCACCATCCAAGGGCGATTTGGTCATTAACTCATCCCTTATCGCCTGGGCTTTCCAATCCGATTGTCAAGAAAGCTTGTTTGAATCACTTCTGAATAATGATTCATCATGGGATGAAATGAGAACCATGGGTGTTGGATTTTGGTACACAAATCAAGCACAGTTGAGAGTCAAG ATGGAGAGGCTAGCAAAACAGCAATTTTTAAAAAACAGGGATCCAAAAGCTTGTGCACTTCTTTACATAGCTTTAAACAGGATACAAGTTTTGGCAGGTCTTTTTAAAATCAgtaaagatgaaaaagacaaaccaCTGGTGGCATTTCTTTCACGTAATTTTCAG GAGGAGAAAAATAAAGCTGCTGCTTTGAAAAATGCTTATGTGTTAATGGGAAGACATCAGCTGGAGCTTGCTGTAGCTTTCTTTTTGCTTGGAGGTGATACTGCTTCTGCTATTAATGTCTGTGCAAAAACTCTTAAAGATGAACAACTTGCTCTTGTGATTTGTCGCCTTCTTGAAGGGTATAATGGTCCATCAGAACATTATATTACATCAAAGTTTCTGCTTCCATCTGCTTATGAAAATGGTGACTACTGGAAATCAAGTTTCCTTGAG TGGATATTGGGGAATTACTATAAATCTTATCTGAGTTTAATTGGTGaccaaatggatttctcaagcaaTAACTTGGCCTTTATAGATCCAAGCATTGGTCAATATTGTCAAATGTTGACCAACAAAAACCAGATGAAAAATGCTATTGGAGAACAAAATACCTCGATTCTTGTTAGATGGGGTGTCTTAATGAGCTCTACTGCATTAAGCAGATGTGGTTTACCT CTTGAAGCTTTGGAGTGCCTTGCAACTTCTAACAGCATATTCAGTGGTTCAACTCAaagtgcattagataattcagaATCCAAAATTCTGAATGAGAGACTGAatccatcttcatcttcttcaaattgGGTATCTGCTGACGTGGCATTGCGTATGCTCTCACATGCAAAATACAGTTTTGCAATGCAATACATTTCAAATATGTTAACAGAGCATCCAAGTTGGCCAGAAAATATCCAGACTGAAGCTATTCAGTATAACACACAGCTTTCTAATTTTGGAAAGAAGTTAAACACAGGGCTTGCTTATTTTGAGCAGAAGTATTCCTTAAATCGCCACCATCTGATTAACatg ATTACAGGTTATTTATACAACCAGGACCTCATGTTTATTGCTTGTGATATATTGCAACATGACACTTCTGAAGATATTTCACACAGAAATCCATGTTACCCTTCACTGCCAGCTGTCCTTCTGAAGTCCATTAAAGATTTTTCCTATTTATTTTCAAGGTATATCATATTTTGTAGAATGACTTGCTCTGAGACAAAACTACATTCCATTTATATGAAGAATCTCTTGCTGATGGTGTCAAAGATAAGAAATGGGCTGAAATTGCAAAGCTTTCCACAATCGCCCTTATTCGTTCTTGATTTATGTGAATACTACATATATTTCGCATCCATTTGGTTCCAAAAAGATTCTACAAGTCTCATTATTGTTTTGAAACAAATTCTGCTTAGATATTCCAatgaatcttcatcttcttcatcctaTGGTTCTAACATGGAAACCTTGAAAAAAATCCTTCCGGAAATAGCCATGTTGGTATGTCACAATAAAATGAATGTGGGGCCCGAAAGCGATAAATGGCAGATTATACGCGCTTTTTTGTGGGGACTCATGTCTGGATTTCTGAAATACCAAATTGATTCCATTCCGGAGAATCTTGAAGATAAGTACTCAGTGGAATTGACCAGGTTACTAAAACTGGAATCAGAGGATTCCATATCTTATTGTGCAAAAGAGCTTGCGTCATTTTTACTGCGGAAAGGGAGGGACCAGTCAAACGAGCCCATAATATTTTGGTTGGAAGATCTGTGTAGGTCAACGCCGATAACCACTTTTCAGAATTTTGGTCAAGGAGTTGACTTTTCTAGAATAATGAGTAACGAAGATGGATTATCAGGTTTTGAAGTACTTTGGAATGTGTTTGATAATCATAGAATGTTATGTGGAGATTTTGTGGTGGAATATTCCAAATGGTCGAAGCTTATCAAACAGAAACATTCTAAAGGATGGAGTGACACGTATGCAGACATCATAGGTGATCATGAAGCTTCTGAAAATGATAATCAAGATGGGATTTCATCTCCTGTAACGGAATTCACGATTCCATTCCAGAAACCTAAAGAAGTACAGAAAGCAAACGGAGAACTTCTCGAG GCATTATGCATCAATTCCATCGATCAACAGCAAGCTGCAATCGCTAGCAATAAGAAGGGGATAATATTTTTTAACTTTGAAGACGGACGAACTTGCTTTGACAAGTCAAATTACATCTGGACAGATGTCGATTGGCCAACAGACGGGTGGGCAGGATCCGAATCCACACCCGTCCCGACATGTGTTTCCCCTGGAATCGGTCTCGGAAGCCGGAAAGGCACACAGCTCGGCTTAGGAGGAGCCACAATCGGAGTCGGTTTAGCAAAACCCGGAATCACAGGGGTAAATACGTCAAGTCTGGGTTGGGAAATCCAAGAAGATTTTGAAGATTTCATCGATCCACCTGCAACTGTTGATAATATCAGAACTAGGGCTTTTTCAAGTCACCCTTCTAGACCTTTCTTCTTAGTCGGTTCAAGCAATACACATGTTTACCTTTGGGAG TTTGGTAAAAACACAGCTACAGCTACATACGGAGTCCTTCCCGCTGCAAATGTCCCACCACCTTATGCTCTTGCCTCAATCTCCGCCGTACAGTTTGATCACTGTGGGCAAAGATTTGCTACAGCTGCATTAGATGGTACAGTGTGCACGTGGCAGCTTGAGGTTGGAGGAAGAAGCAATGTTCGTCCTACTGAATCATCTCTCTGTTTCAACAACTACACATC GGATGTGATGTATGTGACTGCTAGTGGATCAATTGTTGCTGCAGCAGGTTATAGCTCAAACAATGTAAATGTAGTAATATGGGATACACTCGCTCCACCTACCACATCTCGCGCTTCCATCATGTGTCATGAAG GTGGTGCGAGATCTATTTCTGTATTTGCGAATGATATAGGAAGTGGTTCTATTTCTCCACTTATTGTAACGGGTGGAAAAGGTGGAGATATTGGAGTTCATGATTTTCGTTACATAGCAACCGGAAGACAAAAAAGGAATAAAAATTCTGATAATGTTGAACAAAAATTTAACGCGTCTTCAACTGCTGGATTACAAAATAAACATGGGGACCACAATCGGAACGGGATGCTTTGGTACATACCAAAGGCCCACTCAG GGAGTGTTACTAGAATAGCAGCGGTTCCAAATACGAGTTTTTTCTTAAGTGGAAGTAAAGATGGAGATGTGAAGCTTTGGGATGCTAAGAATGCAAAGTTGGTATATCATTGGCCAAAATTGCATGATAGGCATACATTTCTTCAACCTACCTCACGTGGCTTTGGAGGGGTAGTTAGG tttgaaactttgcAGGCTGCCGTGACAGATATTCAAGTTGTTTCAAATGGGTTTCTTTCATGTGGGGGAGATGGTTCTGTTAAATTGGTTCAACTTAGAGATTTATGA